A single genomic interval of uncultured Sphaerochaeta sp. harbors:
- a CDS encoding sugar ABC transporter substrate-binding protein gives MKKMVRLAMLVAMLAIMGGLFAAGSAEKEQATELRFIDVSPSPTRQEYFTNTFDKFKEETGISVIYESVPWDDAANKLTVLGASNQLPDVMTTWAGWLGQFTEAGWVVPLSDYIGDTSDEYAKTVTELVWKAEQELYGNIYTIPDGMMVKGVFVRKDWAEDAGLDLDMEKGWTYSEYFDAVYALTDPSKNHYGTSFRGSRGAFDPLFVYLESLNGGSAYAADGSSLMKDQEAIEAYKKWMDLYLDGTAPKDAINWGFVEMVDNFCGGLTGTLINDSEVAATCLERMEDDEWMVMPMPKSDKDGKIYNTVNSPYAYSISSSSKNKDAAWQLIQFLTRPDNNIEYCKLTGLIPIKTAIGDDPLYGPNGPYAAFVQQLNDPDMVVPVAFGPFNYTDMHQGMMHEEMQKYMLGKQDARTSLFNVVNELEKRMKAYLAENPGSSVEQPKGLQ, from the coding sequence ATGAAAAAAATGGTACGGTTAGCTATGCTGGTTGCCATGTTGGCAATCATGGGTGGGCTGTTCGCAGCAGGGTCTGCTGAGAAGGAACAAGCCACAGAGCTCCGGTTTATCGATGTATCTCCCAGCCCTACCCGGCAGGAGTATTTCACCAACACCTTCGACAAATTCAAAGAGGAAACGGGAATTTCCGTCATCTATGAGAGTGTTCCCTGGGACGATGCAGCGAACAAGCTGACCGTACTTGGTGCGTCTAATCAGCTTCCTGATGTTATGACCACCTGGGCTGGATGGCTTGGTCAGTTCACTGAGGCTGGTTGGGTTGTGCCCCTCTCCGACTATATCGGCGATACGAGTGACGAATATGCTAAAACCGTAACCGAACTGGTTTGGAAAGCAGAGCAGGAACTGTATGGCAACATCTATACCATTCCTGATGGCATGATGGTTAAGGGTGTATTTGTTCGAAAGGATTGGGCAGAGGATGCCGGCCTTGACCTGGACATGGAGAAAGGCTGGACGTACAGCGAATATTTCGATGCCGTATATGCCCTTACAGACCCTTCAAAGAATCATTACGGTACTTCATTTCGTGGGTCCCGCGGTGCATTCGACCCCTTGTTTGTCTATCTGGAAAGTCTTAATGGTGGATCAGCATATGCAGCCGATGGATCTTCATTGATGAAGGACCAAGAAGCTATTGAGGCATACAAGAAGTGGATGGATCTCTATCTTGATGGAACAGCTCCAAAAGATGCAATCAACTGGGGTTTTGTAGAGATGGTTGACAACTTCTGCGGTGGTCTTACCGGTACCTTGATCAACGATAGTGAAGTTGCCGCTACCTGTCTTGAAAGAATGGAAGATGATGAATGGATGGTAATGCCCATGCCTAAGAGTGATAAGGATGGAAAGATCTACAATACCGTCAATTCACCATACGCATACTCCATCAGTTCATCCTCGAAGAACAAGGATGCTGCTTGGCAGCTTATCCAGTTCCTCACCAGACCGGACAACAATATTGAGTATTGTAAGCTTACCGGCTTGATCCCCATCAAGACAGCCATCGGTGATGATCCTCTCTATGGTCCAAATGGTCCCTATGCAGCCTTTGTACAGCAGCTGAATGACCCTGACATGGTTGTCCCTGTTGCATTTGGCCCCTTCAACTATACCGACATGCATCAGGGCATGATGCACGAAGAGATGCAGAAGTATATGTTGGGCAAGCAAGATGCAAGGACTTCCCTGTTCAATGTCGTGAATGAACTTGAAAAGAGGATGAAAGCATACTTGGCTGAGAATCCGGGTTCTTCCGTGGAACAGCCGAAGGGATTGCAATAA
- a CDS encoding DUF6657 family protein → MAIIKSAWELALEKTENLQADPKKIKKEQLIKEGRQLAATFLMDIDATKEGTVKQYASYAGEEKDSVKEGMVITFLSNLSLPRSAAYKESFSKVLELGEILGDGNEELKEMLGQLEGFFSQYLENQEDLIERMKQQFAPHLQQKQAQLQQQYGPNFTLRPEQDPEFMKLLEKQLGQLDEQYTNILNQVKDQIKQILGVA, encoded by the coding sequence ATGGCAATTATCAAATCTGCATGGGAACTGGCCCTGGAGAAGACAGAGAACTTACAGGCCGACCCTAAGAAAATCAAGAAAGAACAGCTCATCAAGGAGGGCAGACAACTTGCAGCAACCTTCCTCATGGATATAGATGCCACCAAGGAAGGAACTGTAAAGCAGTATGCTTCCTATGCTGGTGAAGAGAAAGACTCAGTCAAGGAAGGAATGGTTATCACATTCTTGTCCAACCTCTCCCTGCCACGCAGTGCTGCCTACAAGGAATCCTTTTCCAAGGTCCTGGAACTAGGAGAAATCCTAGGTGATGGAAATGAGGAACTAAAAGAGATGCTTGGACAGCTGGAGGGCTTCTTCAGTCAATATCTGGAGAATCAGGAAGACCTGATAGAAAGGATGAAGCAACAGTTTGCTCCCCATCTCCAGCAAAAACAGGCTCAGTTGCAACAACAGTACGGTCCAAATTTCACGCTCCGTCCAGAGCAGGATCCTGAGTTCATGAAGCTTCTGGAAAAACAGCTTGGGCAGTTGGATGAGCAGTACACCAATATCCTGAACCAGGTGAAGGACCAGATCAAACAGATTCTGGGCGTTGCATAA